TATAGATTGCTGGGGTTCCATACCAATCTGTGGGGCAGCCTTTTTCTGGTGTCAGGTACCAGAAATCGGACCTTGCGACATGTTTATTTTCAGCTTTGGACCAACAACTCGTTGGGTCCGAtttgaagaagatgaaaattTGAATTAGGTAAAAGTGAACTCGGACCGTCCGAGTTGCTAGTGggggatttttttttattttcagctTTGGATCAACAACTCGTTGGGTCCGAtttgaagaagatgaaaattTGAATTAGCTAAAAGTGAACTCGGACCGTCCGAGTTGCTAGTGGGGGATTTTTTTTTCGTTAAATGAAATCGTAGGGTACGATTAgggtttttaaataaatttttgaatgaaGTATACCTAAATGGAGGGTCCGACTTGTAAGTGACTCTAAACAAAAGTGTCTGAATGCTGGTGAGACCTAGTCGCGTCTTCTTCTTCCTCAACGGCTCTTTCCTCAGGTTTTCGGTTCTCTGATTCTTCTTTAGTTAAGATAATAGTTACAGATCTAGTTCTCAAATTTTTGATTTTGTTTACGTGATTAGGAGTAATGAGTGACAGAGTTTTATTGAAGGTGTATTATTTTGGGCAGATTTTATTACAAACATCTGAAGGAGTAACATTTGTTTGTGAAAATCTGTTAGATATTGTGATTCCTTTCACAATCTCATTTGAAGAGCTCAAAGGTGTAATCTGTGAAAAGATTCACTCTGAGAGGGCAAGAAGAGTAGCCTGTATTCTATATAGATACCCCGTACAAGTGTTTGGTGGATTCGTccagtttcaaaccaaatatgtaaCGGACGAGGCgagcatgcaagagatgttttcaatgtatattgaaaatcGGAGTCAACTCGCGTTcatcgagttgtatgttgagttcgAGCAATCTGAGGCCGACCGGAATATTCTACGGGAAGATTACAATAGCGACAGCgaagaagagttcgaaagcaaCTACGAAGTTGTTGGTCCAGATGGAGATGAAGATCAAGGTGACGGACCTATGGTTCCGGATGTGTCAGATGTGGCGAATGCATTGGCAAACAAAGtgccgtttgaggagccatcatttatgcgagttttggatttggaagccatgcatgttccgGAGTTTCCGGATTATACCAGTGCAGGTACGTAGTTGtctttatttataaaatgtaATAGAATTTTTTAGTAATTTATGTTGAAAGTTGGAGCAACTAGCTAAGTAATCTGTGAAAATATACTGGAttagtatttatttttgtttacctGTTTGTGTATTTAAGTTTAAGCAATTTATTTTTTTAGCAAGTGACTGAATTAGTTGAATATAAGTTAGAAATTATATAGAAATTAGTAAATCAGTCAAATAGCAGTTAGGATTTATGTGTTAAGTTAGAAAACTTCAGTAAATATATAAATTCGTATTTATAAGTaagttattaaattaaattaatataagtTAGTATTTATTAGTAAAATAGTAAACCAATGAGGTAGTTAAATAGAAATTAATATCTGTTAGTAAATTAGTAAAAGATAAATTCGCAGTCATTGTAAGTAAGTCAAGTAGTTAAATAGAAATAAATTGGTGTTATGTCATAATTGATGCAGTAACAAATTGATTACGTTCAATTTCGTTGTGACAATATTTGTGTTTTAAATATGTTTTGTGTGGCTGTCCTTGTGGCAGAAATTCTGTTTGTCGCAGATGGTAAATTTGCCGTTGGGATGGAATTCATTTCAAGGGAAGCTGTTATTAAGGCGATCAAAGAGTATACCATACGAAGAAGCGTAGACTACCGGGTGTATAGATCTGAGCCGTTGATATTTTATGCTAAGTGTACACAGTATGGGTCagggtgtgattggcttatccGGGTTAGCATGATCAGCCGGAAGTACTGTTGGGTTATAAGGAGGTATAATGGCAGTCACACATGCACCAGAGCAACAATTTCTCAGGATCATTCGAAGTTGGATTCAAAtacaattgcagaagcaataaagccgttGGTTGAGGCTGAACCCTCCTTAAAGGTAAAATCGGTTATAGCAGAGGTGCAATCGAAGTTCAACTACACCGTTAGTTATcggaaagcatggttggctaagcaaaaggcagtgaaaaaaatatttggaggCTGGGAAGCATCGTACGAAGCCTTGcctatatggtttgaggccatgtgtcataaGGAGCCATCAGCTGTTGTTcattttgagactatgcctgCATATCAAGGTGATGACTTGGTGACTGATATTCGAGTATTGCATCGAGTCTTTTGGAGTTATTACCCCTGCATTAGAGCATTCAGACATTGTAAGCCAGTTGTCCAGGTCGATGGGACACACTTGTATGGAAAGTACAAGGGTTGTCTACTAGTGGCAGTTTCACAAGATGGCAACAACAATATCGTCCCCATTGCATTTGCTATtgtggagggagagacttctgatgcatTGTACTTTTTCCTTAGTAACCTTCGTCAGCATGTTGTAACTCGGGATGGTGTGGGACTGATATCCGACCGCCATGAATCCATAAATGCCGCTGTGGAACGGAGTAATGGTGCTTAGTCACCTCCAAGAGCTTTCCATATGTTTTGCATCAGGCATATAGAATCGAATTTTTTGAGGAAATTCAAGGCCCCGTACTTGCAGAAACTGGTCGTCAATTTAGGTAACGCTCAACAAAGCTAATTAATTTACTAAAAGATTTACGTTCAATAAGTGTGTTTACCTCTTTGTGTTTGTTTGTATCTTTTTATCATACAGGATATTCGAGGACGGTGCGGGAGTATGAAGTTCGCTACCAACGTTTACGAGAACGGGGCGAGGCCTACACTAACTGGTTAAACCGAATCCCCCGCGAACAGTACGCGTTGGCTTTTGATGGTGGATATCGATGGGGTCATATGACAACGAATCTAGTGGAATGCATCAACTCAGTATTGAAGGGTGCTCGCAATCTACCCGTCACTGCCCTTGTGAAGGCAACATTTTACAGGCTTAACGAGTTGTTCACACGGAAAAGGGCGGAGGCGGAAGCCCGGATTAATGCTGGGCATGTGTTTTCTGAAGTCGTCACCTCGAAGTTGCATGCAAACCAACTTGCAGCAGGAAACATATAGGTTAGTTGCTTTGACCGGCAGAATGAGGTATTTGAGGTGCGTGAGATGCCAAGTGGACTGGAGTTTGCAGTCGACCTACGAGGCCATCGATGTGACTGTGGTGAGTTCCAAGTGGATAGAGTCCCCTGTCGACATGTGTTCGCATGTTGTGCCAACCAGCGATTGGACTGGCAACTGTATGTGCATGATGTGTATAAGATGGACTAAGTTCGGCGTGTGTACCGAGCAAGGTTTAGGCCACTAGGTAATCCGACTACATGGCCTGCTTACAATGGACCTCGGTTCATACCAAATCCATTCTTGAGGCGAGTGACAAAAGGTCGACCCAGAATGACgcgcttcttgaatgagatggacacgcGTATGTTACGTCGGCCTAGGCGATGTACGCTTTGTGGAGCTGAGGGACACAGCCGTAGCAGATGCCGTCGGTCCGGTGGTGCAAATGCTGGCGGAGGTACTCAGTAGGTTCACATTCTCATATGATAATACATATGTAGCATTACTTAATACGACATGAGTTGTCCAGCTTTGTTAAGAAATTATTTTATGTAACATGACCTGCTCTATGTAGCGTTATCAATATCGACAATCTAGTATTATTCTTCACCTGTATCATTATATAATATGACATCAACTGTCGAAATGGCTTAATTTGATATGCCATTCCTAGTTATATAttcaaaactttaaaaaactaATACATAGTCCAAGACCTTAATACATAAATAAGTTCATTAATACTAAAAGATTATGAACATACAAAGTAATGTTACCACAGTCTATTTCATTAATACATACTGTCAAATACATATAAAGTATTCTAAACCTAATGGACATTATTACTACACAAACAAGTTAGTTACACCACAACTACTTTCTCATTGCCCACTTCACGTCCTTCACAAAGTTCTTGCATTTTTTAGCGGCCTTTTTGAACACGGATGGAGTGTAGCGATTAGCGCTACGGCGTGGCGGATCAATCCTCAGATTGTAACCTTTGGCTTTGTCATCCGGAGTGTCACAATGACCTGCATACAATTTAATCAAAACAAGTATATTTATGGTTCTAGGAAATCAAAACAAGAGAGATACCACATATCATTTAATCAAAACAAGTATATTTATGGTTTTAGGAAATCAAAACAAGAGAGATACCACATATCATTTAATCAAATCAGATGGAGACACAAATTATGAACACAAAATGATTCACTAGTAGAACATGTAAAATGAAATACACAATCCTATTACCATCATTACGCGATTCCTCATCGTCGTCGAACTCCTCTATATCGTCCTCGTCAGCATCATCCTCGTCATCCGGTTCATCTACTAGATACGCATTGGTGTCTTCTTCGAGTGTGTTAGCATCTTCTTCAAGAGGTTCCATGGTAACACGGTTAGGATTTTGACTATTAAGAACTCCACGCCCGCCTTCACTTCTACTAGAGTCAACTAACACGAATCCTCCAGAAGCAACCGATGAGGTATGGCATGGAAGCCTCGCATCCAACGAATACCTACCTGCCATGAAATCAGACTGACTGCGATATTGTGAATGTCCAGCATCTGCAGCCATGAACCCAAGCAATTGGCTAAAAGAACCTCCTTCTCCTGTTTCAAACTGTGGCATACCCCAATATTGTTGATGCATTGGAAATGACGTGGTAAACTGTGTCTGAGGTACATACTGGCCTGAGGATTAAGGTTGATCTTGTGGAATCGGATTGGGAGGTGGTGGTGGCGGCGATAGCGGCTCCTGTTCCTCATTGTCATCATCCGCATCCTCACTACCCTCTTCCATATCCTCATTACCCTGATCCATCTCCTCGTTACCCTCATCCATATCCTGATTACCCTCATCATTCTCTTCTACAACAAGGTTCGACAAATATAATCGGTCGCCAAATTTAGATCGGTACCAGTTCATGTAAGACTCCAATGGATATTGTGAGGGCATTGGAACCTTAGAAAGAACGTGGTTATACCTGTTTGTCCAATGCATTACCCAGTATGAATGAGTCGGTGCCGTGGCCCAGTTAAGATTCTTAGGACCAGTCAGGACTTCTCCATGCGCCTTGTCCAGATTCTGTTCCTGACAAGGTACCCCCTGAACGAAATTGAACTGTCGCCTAATCCTATCGGTAGCATGCCACTCGATGCATTCGAATGACACCAACGGCACTGTTGCGCTCCAAACAACCGACTGCATGTAGATTTCAGGAGGAATTATATTCGGATCCACGCGATTCACAGAATAACCAGCCCACACAAACTGCCAATCATAAATGAAAATCATTTTACAACCCACATCACAGTTACAATACCAATGCTTCATCATATTTAGCTCAAATAGAAAATCTAAAAGTAATACATCTTTAAATGAAAACTAACCTGGCCTTCCTGAAGTTCATCAAAGGCCTTCCTAAAGTGATTTAGCGTCAGATATCTATATCGTCGGTCACCGCGCTCCCAGTTACGCCACCTAATATGATATATTTAATTAGTGCAACTGAATTCTAATTATCAAGAAACGGATACATTGTAACATAATATTACCTGTTTGCTAGCGGAAAACTGCGGGGTTCCCTAGGAAGCGGCGATAGATAAGGCAGTCGGATCCAAGCCCATCCGAGCAGAAGTGTCAGTGGACCATCGATTTCCTTACAGTTAAAGCGAGATGCCTTGCATAGTGCCCTGTAGAGATGTGCTAAGCATGCTGATCCCCAGCTGTACTGAACAATACTCCCGAAATCACGTAGCAATGGTAAAAACTTCCAGTGCACACCTGCCCCAGATTTATCCCCAAACAAGATCGTCCCGATAAGCAACATAATGTGGCACTTCACATACCTATGTATACTTATCTCATCAGTCAACTGTAAATTTTCTTTTAGATCACGCAGCCACGTCAGTTTTATACAGCATCCTCGACACTGGTCCTTAGACGGTGCAACTCCAAATTGATCCAAACACTCAGCCTGTAACGCTTCGAAACTACTCATTGTCATCCCCGTTACTAGAAGACCATCCGTCGGAAGACCGAGAATTAAAGCCACGTCTTCAAGAGTTACGGCACATTCACCAATGGGAAGGTGAAACGTGTGTGTATCTGGGTGCCACCGTTCGATTAGAGCGTTCACAAGTGCTTTCTGGCACTGTACTACACCAATTTGAGATGCATGATAAAACCCAGTAACTCGTAAATACTCCTCAACTCTATCGTCGTACCGATCAGGAGGAATTGGATGGTTACACGTCAACATTCTTAAGTTCTACAAAAAACATAACAAATTATCAGTCAACTAATTAACCAATTCTAACTCACTACTAGGCGACAAGAAATTAATTAGTAGAACAAATCATTAACAAAAATTACACAACTAACTAACTCAACAACACATATTAGTTGAAGCCATACACTATTCATAAATTATTTGACTAAGTCAAAGTAAAACAAATATTTACAAGAAATATTTCACTAATCCTTGAAATTCCtcaaaactaaactaactatTAATGACATCAACTAATAAATACATTCTTAATCAATTCACAAAAATATGACAACATTAGACATGCTGGTTATTTATTTATTCGCAGTAGATTCCAGTTTTTCTAACATATAACATTATAATTTGTATTTTTAAGTATCTAATAACTACTACTTAAGTAAAGTTAAACACATATATgtataaattctaaaaaatactaataatcattctcattatatTTCTAAATTCACATTCTAATAACAATTATGAATGAATAATTAAATTCCTaacaattataattattattaacgAAATCAAACTAAATATctattaaaaattaatactaaccatttattttttattattctcacaTTCAATTAATTACTGACAACTACTACAATAATATTTAACTTTCTAACAAttataaccaaaaaaaaaaattaaaaaaaaaacattctatacaaaattttattaataatccGATTTACATTTTCTCATTTATTTTCtaaatactaatttttttatttataattataaaaatttaataaaatattaaataaacttACATAATCAGAATGGTTGAGATAGTGTCTAATATGAAGTTCCGGGCGATCAACATCTTTGGTTTTATATTTCTTCGgcattttcctttatttttcacCAAACAAAGCTACTACCAGCAGAGGAATGAAGAAGGAGAATGGAGTTTGGAGGTTGGGAGTGAAGGCTGATAGTGAGATATCGGATGGTGAAAGTCCCACTACATGCATATGTTGGTAATCAGGGCACCGTTTGGGGAGTGAGGGTTGCACGACGCGTGTCCTGAGAGCCACAAAACGGACCATTCGTGTTGAGACCTACATATCGCAGGGTCCGCTTTGTTCAGCGCATGCATGTCTCACATGTCGCAGGGTCCGTGTTGTTGAGGACCTGCATGTCGCACGGTGCGAGTTGCTCTCACCAACACCCACGGTCCGATTTCTTTGTAACCTGACACCACCCCTTTGTGCAGCACCCCTCCTTCCCATAACGTGGTTCAACCCAACCTTCCATCCATATAGAAATTAATTAGCGACAATACATGGCTTGTTCATCAATTCACAATTGCATATAAACCAGATTATTGTACCAAACCCCCAATTTAAAAACTCTAAAATTGGAACCCGAAACCACTCAAATTTCAGAACCAAACAGAAATCTATAAATACCTTCTCGACGATGTGAGCGCAGAGAAGACGAGCTGAGTGCAGAGACAACGATAGTGAGGGTGCAGCTGACGATCAATGCAGGAGGGCGCAGCTGACGGTGAGTGGCGAAGTCGTGAGTAGTGAGTGGTGAAGGAGCAACAGTGAGTGGCGAAGGTGAATCGGAGGTGAGGGCGCGCCTGATAGTGAATCGAAGGCTTTCTCTGATTAGTGCTTTGgcggaaaaaggaaaaaaataagtgTTACTTATAGATTATTAAGAGGCACTTGAAACATAATAAatagattatttttttaaaagtgttTTCTTTTGTACAAAAAGTATAGCTATAGATATTAAGATAAGATTATTNNNNNNNNNNNNNNNNNNNACTTCCTTcggtactctctctctctctctctctaatcaCTTTTACAACTCTAGTGTTCTTCGTCTTCAGCTTCAGCTTCACACCCACGTGCTCCTTTTTCCTTTACAGGTGCCCTTTTTGTCGTGATCAATCCAGCTCCTAATTTGAAGATGCTTGGCTTATTACAGGTGCCCCTTTCTTTGCTTCAAATTTTGGAATTGGAATGCATGTATGGTGTTTGTTGATTTGCTTAACTGAAAATGCCTTTCATTTCATTCCTTGCAATGAAGGGTTTTGCAGCTGGTTTGATGCTTAGTATTTCCTTCTTTGACCTTGCTCATAATGCTCTCAACTCACTTGGCTTCCTCAAAGGGAATCTCTGGGTGGGTaaccttctctttctctgcacTTAACTACTTAGGTGATTCATGTCATGTTCTCTCATTTTAGCTGACTAAATTGTTTTTATCATCTCACTCCTGTAGTTTTTTGCTGGCGTAGTATTCTTTGGTGTTGTTGCCAATTTTATCCCTGAGCCAACACATGCTCCCATTTCCAGTGACAAGAGTAGAAAGGTTTATATCAAATGATTGTACTGTTTCCGCTCTATTGTTGAATTTGCAAACTGCCATTGCACCACTCATCTTGTATATTTCATAGAGATATCAAATTTTCATGAATATTATCGCATCCTTGAAATTAGAAAAATGGGGATGAAGGAGGCAAAGATATCATGAAAAAGCATCGCTGCCAAGTTTGATTCAGTGGAATTATTACCGCAGTAGGTATGATCATCTTGTCTCTATAAATGTATTTTTCAGTGTCttttaaagtttaatttttaCTTAATTCATTTACCAGGTATAAGTTTGCACAATTTTCCAGAGGGAATGGCAGTGTTCCTTGGTTCAATTAAGGTACCCAACAAACTATTCATGTGCATATTCATCTGCAAGACTGCAACTTTTATCAACAATTGTTGGATTATTGCTTTAATAATTGCTGATATGCTTGTTAATGTTGCTTCCATTTGACGTTTGTTTCATGATTCCTTTCCATATAGGGCCTTCGTGTTGGCCTCAACTTGGCATTGGCCATTGCTCTGCACAATATCCCAGAGGTATAGATCTTGTGACAGAACCTGTTTACTGTAGACATGGTAGATATATTTCAGTGGTGCAATTAGAAATGAATGAAGAGCAATGGTCATTATGATATTTTCTTTTGTTCAATATTTTAAGTTtcatttgaataaattttttactGTGTTTAGATACACATTATTTTCTGAAGAAATACAGtattttctgttttgatttcAAATCTCCCATAGGCCATAGCTGTGATTGTTCTATAATGAGCTTCTGCATTCCAGGGTGTTGCTGTTGCACTTCCTGTTTATTTTGCTACAGAGAGGTAAGAAGTTTTTAGCGCTTCTGTTGCTTTAGTTTCTTGAACCAACTGGAAAGTGACATATGCATTCAACTGTAAAGTGCTTATTAGTGATCTATGCCATTGTTATCTGAAATAGTGAATTCATCAATGATCTATATATAGAGTAAAGATGTCAGATTTGGGAAATTTATTCTTAGTGGCTCTGAGAAGTTGATATTGGGATCATTATCTGAATAGTTTGCTGATGTATATGATTACCATCTGATGGATTTTCATGATACCATGGTGCTAAAGGCAGGGGATGGAGGCAATGCAGATGATGGGTTAGTTCTGATTTTGATGGTTGTTCTTGAAGAACATCCTTTTCAGGGTCATAATGCTATTGTTTAACTATGGAGGCTGTTTTTGTTGTTTATTTGCTTCAGTAGAAAAGTTATTAAGAAAgtcaaacaaataaatataagaaaagaAGCTTGACCATTATTTTCGATTTTGATGTTGGTATCTAATATCTATACAAATGAAATTGAAGTTTATGGCATTCTAGTTCTAGAATCTGATTATGCTACATTTGCAAATTTGTATGTTATCAGTAACTCGTGTCACCATGTGGACTGCAGTTATGTCAATAATTACTGTAAACTTGAATTAGatctgtaatttttttttttgaaaaaatgtttTGATTTTTATTCTGGGTTTTTGTAGTAAATGGCAGGCATTCAAATTGGCATCACTTTCTGGATTTGCTGAACCCTTGGGTGTTATAATTGTAGGTAAGATATATGATTTTATGTTGCTTTACCAGTacagatttattttattttcaaacagAAAGCAAGAATTAGCAGTAATATGTATTATCAGTTTATACTTTATAACAAAATGAAGTGGTTTACACCTATTTCAATCCTGCACATTGAATCTCTCAATCAACTAGAAATTTGGCTTTTATTCTATAGTGATTTCGTTATTTTGttacttagaaattttagatatTGTGAATTTACTAAGGTGAACCTActgtgatgatttcttttctttCACTGTAGCCTATCTATTCCCTAGCAGCTTAGATCCTGAGATTTTGGAGGGTTTGCTTGGATCAGGTTCGCCTAACACAACTTGTTGTCTTCTAGATGCCCCAGTTAGATTTTTAGCATCCATGTTTTACATGCATATTTGTTTTATAATGATTCCAGTTGGTGGAGTTATGGCCTTCCTGATCCTTCATGAAATGCTGCCATTGGCTTTCGATTATGCGGGACAGAAGCAATCTGTTAAAGCTGTCTTCTTTGGGATGGCTTTTATGTCTGCAAGGTGACATCGATAACCTCGTTGATTCTATTGTTTTTTGTTATTCTGATGAAAGATTTGACGCTTTCGAGCTTCCAATTTCATGTCTTCGTGTAAACTTATTTGATTGTTATGGTCTGTTTAATGCATGTCTGTCTGTACATATTGAAATGTGAAAATTAACATTATCTTATATCACAAAATCTTTGGTTAATGTTTCTACCTGCCTTTTCTCTCTGTATTCGCTTAATGGTGTAAAGTGTAAACATTGTTGAATGTGCAACCTATATTTTCTAAGTATCAGCTTGCCAGTGGACATGAGCTTGTAGCTGTGAAGGAACAATCTTAGTTTCTTTTTCTGAATGTGATGAATCGATTCCAAAGTATTAATGTGGTGTGGCGTCTTGCTGATTCTGTCACCAGTGGCATGGCAGCAATATTCCTTCACCGGTGAGTATCTCAGTGACAATAATGCACAACCATCAACCATATCTAACCTATGACTATAGGTTTCCATTGTAGAACGAATGTACAGAgaaaaacaatatatataaagAATAAGAATATTCTGTCTTTATTCTTTAACTGAATTCCTGTGCTACTGTCTCAtcaattaaaacttaaaagtCTGCAGACGCTAAATTGCACAATTTGctgattattatattatgtttGGTTATTTGTGGCATTGGGGTGTCACAAACATCATATACCATTTCCCAAAACTATGTTACATATCAAAATACTAAGTGGTACCTATGCTTAACATCTTATGGGCCTATTTTGTTACTATTATATGGAACTTGATGAAATAGTAACTATGATGAATCTTTCAATGCCAATGTGGATTGGAAGATTATGTGCCTGTTTGGTTCCACGTTTCATCATCTAAATCTCCGATTATTTTTCTCCAACGACGAGTTCAGATGTTTGGGTCATTCTCCTCTCTTCCTTATCAATTTTGAGTTACTTTAAAACGGACGTTCCTAAAAAGCAAGAAAATGTTGCTTTGGTCTGGGGTCCATTTTTTCCATTCAACTTTCAAATTATGTGGTTAAAGTCTTGTATACACTTCTTAATTAATCATGAAAGAACAAAACGTCGCTgacgttttgtaataaaaaatattattttaattgaagaAACACAAAACGTCACTGACGTTTTGTAAATGGCCATAGTTGTGCTCAACACATAGTTTGGTTCATGATGAAGGATTTCACTTCTAgtaatacaatattaaaaagaaaaagttcgtTGTTTGCATGAGACTAGAAATTGAGATCACACTGttcaaaagtaaaaaattaaCTGCATGTATGGTATCTATAAATTTGCTAAAACTGTCTACTTTTTATGGATAATGATTCAGCTGCTTTTTATCATGTAAAGTACCCAATTTCCTTTATTCATACACTGCTTAATTAACCAGACGCACCGACAATCTCAAGTCTCAACAGTAGTGGCTTCAGAATTGGAATAAATTAACAAAACATCGGGTTTGTTATTAGTTAATTAGGCAAATAAGGGTGGGATATGTTTTATTGCCTTAAATAGGAGTGTGTTGGTATATATGTGCATCAATTCCTATTTTTCTcattttaatgaataaaaaaactTTGAAAATATATCTATCAATTATGATCATACAAtgttttaatttttgaataatGCTACATATCCgagtatttttattaattaagtcTAACTAAATTGATTTAATATCAACAAAAATTAATTGTGAGTaacattattttaaattttattatttaatttaattagatttaattcataaaaaaatttagatgtaTAGTATTATTCTTAATTTTTTCNNNNNNNNNNNNNNNNNNNNCAGATACTCCAACAagagaattattattattttgattgaattaTTATTTTACTTAAATCAGCCTTAGCTTCTAGAGACTTTGAAGGGTTTGTTAATCAATGACACGTAAAAGTAAGAAGTTAATTAAGAAATCATTTCTACTCCTTGaagttattatatatatataagaatgaatataaata
The DNA window shown above is from Arachis ipaensis cultivar K30076 chromosome B08, Araip1.1, whole genome shotgun sequence and carries:
- the LOC107610265 gene encoding uncharacterized protein LOC107610265 is translated as MSDRVLLKVYYFGQILLQTSEGVTFVCENLLDIVIPFTISFEELKGVICEKIHSERARRVACILYRYPVQVFGGFVQFQTKYVTDEASMQEMFSMYIENRSQLAFIELYVEFEQSEADRNILREDYNSDSEEEFESNYEVVGPDGDEDQEILFVADGKFAVGMEFISREAVIKAIKEYTIRRSVDYRVYRSEPLIFYAKCTQYGSGCDWLIRVSMISRKYCWVIRRYNGSHTCTRATISQDHSKLDSNTIAEAIKPLVEAEPSLKVKSVIAEVQSKFNYTVSYRKAWLAKQKAVKKIFGGWEASYEALPIWFEAMCHKEPSAVVHFETMPAYQGDDLVTDIRVLHRVFWSYYPCIRAFRHCKPVVQVDGTHLYGKYKGCLLVAVSQDGNNNIVPIAFAIVEGETSDALYFFLSNLRQHVVTRDGVGLISDRHESINAAVERSNGYSRTVREYEVRYQRLRERGEAYTNWLNRIPREQYALAFDGGYRWGHMTTNLVECINSVLKGARNLPVTALVKATFYRLNELFTRKRAEAEARINAGHVFSEVVTSKLHANQLAAGNI
- the LOC110265583 gene encoding uncharacterized protein LOC110265583, whose amino-acid sequence is MHQQYWGMPQFETGEGGSFSQLLGFMAADAGHSQYRSQSDFMAGRYSLDARLPCHTSSVASGGFVLVDSSRSEGGRGVLNSQNPNRVTMEPLEEDANTLEEDTNAYLVDEPDDEDDADEDDIEEFDDDEESRNDGHCDTPDDKAKGYNLRIDPPRRSANRYTPSVFKKAAKKCKNFVKDVKWAMRK
- the LOC107614136 gene encoding LOW QUALITY PROTEIN: zinc transporter ZTP29 (The sequence of the model RefSeq protein was modified relative to this genomic sequence to represent the inferred CDS: substituted 1 base at 1 genomic stop codon) codes for the protein MLGLLQGFAAGLMLSISFFDLAHNALNSLGFLKGNLWFFAGVVFFGVVANFIPEPTHAPISSDKSRKKNGDEGGKDIMKKHRCQVXFSGIITAVGISLHNFPEGMAVFLGSIKGLRVGLNLALAIALHNIPEGVAVALPVYFATESKWQAFKLASLSGFAEPLGVIIVAYLFPSSLDPEILEGLLGSVGGVMAFLILHEMLPLAFDYAGQKQSVKAVFFGMAFMSASLYFLSISLPVDMSL